catcaaacaaatcccaaatccccagccttctacatgacacctcctcaaaagctgccaccctccccacctccgcgCACCAGTACCGAAATGAGGGCACTctagccgacttccatccccttaaaataatctgtctgcctatcataacactggtcaggacacaattttattgttatacagagtttatctcctatattgatgaccgccccatcgccgaAAATACAGACTCTGgcaaaaaatgaaatttgagtgcccaatacatcacacataaaactctgaaccttcaaccaaaattcttgatcttatcaccaccaaaaaacatgggttgtgtctccatcttctgattggcattgccagcaggtgggtttgtctttcagaccaagcctatacaatctagtgggggtccaatagaatctatgtaaaatcttgaattgcataaggcacacccttgcatctctagatacaaacttggcgttttttagaatcctagcccacactccctcctcaaataccaagtataaatctttctcccataatctcttgatggaatttaaagctctgtccccagactctgaattagcagggagtaatacactgatgccttatgatcttttccaaaagcagtaatcaccactcccagagtatctgccactttatatgctactcccaaaaatagtacaaagcaggtggcgcagctgtaaatacctaaagaactgagatctgggaatcccaaaatgttgaaccataatttcaaaggatctcaacactccactctcatataggccaCCGAGCGTATTAATCTTTCTCACAATCCacactgaccagcagaaaggggacttattaatacataaatttgggtttatccatatgctcgaggcaacatttaaataaatgtccgaattaaacactctggacacttttgtccacaccgagtgcaaatgcgagataacggggtgtaatttaacttctccgaatagtttgataggctttgcagtggcgaaataggggcaagaacttcctgttcaatacaaaaccagggaggggctctctcaggtggaagcgaccagtgagccaaatgtctgagaccgaatgcataataataaaacaaaatcttggtagctctagcccacctttgtcaatcggcctatgtgacctattgaaatgtaatctgggacgcataccattccaaatgaaggacttcgctatgctatcaaattgcttgaaataagagagggggacatctacagggagagattgtagcagatagttgaattctggaatacaattcattttaataacattaaccttcccaatcatagataaatgtaatgaagcccacctgcccacatcgctcaaacctttttattaaggggtcaaaatgaactctaactaaatcacacaaatttgctgggaataaaatgcccaaatagttaatgccctgtttgggccactggaaggcatctggctgaaaagccgttactgggcagtatgctgtcagagccaaagcttcggatttagaccaattaactctgtaccctgagaatttagaaaaggaattaataattctgtggaggcaaggcatagatctagtggggtcagagacaaataaaaaaaatatcatctgcgtaaagcaaaagctgcaccatacctcctgccaccacccttgGTAAATCATCTTCCTtctcacggctgctaatggttccagggcaagacagaacaataatggggaaagagggcaaccctgccgggtgcccctatccagagtaaaataatctgaaattaatccatttgtttgtattgccactaccgggtgtctataaagtaacttaatccatccaataaaagtattcccgaacccatatatttccaaaatcttaaaaagataatcccattctaccatatcaaataccTTTTTGGCATcaggtgagatggcagcgaccggagtctgatcattcacctctgaccacatgatattgatgaaacggatgttgtcagaagagctgcggccacaaataaaccccacctgatctatatgtataagagatgtcataactttacttaatcggttagccaacatttttgacaatatttttacatctagctggatcagggaaattggatggtaactcttacgcTCTTTTGgatatttgttcttttttagaatcagactgatccgggcttgtgtcatggttggcggagctttccattctttaatgattccgtataaacttcaaacaaaagtggagccagttccgtagcataagatctaaaaaattcagtggcaaagccatctggccttggagccttgcctgtaggcaagaccttaattaccttgccaagctcctccaaggttatctcagaacagaatcaagagaatttctttgctcagtcgtcagtttagggagttctaatggttccacaaagtttctaattaGTCATCAGTAGACAAAGCCATGgcactatagagatcaaaatataattctttaaaagcattattaatatcacacagaggatactgacaaccagttggtctccatataaacactgatttcagcctttaacctttgttggaattcaggattatgcaaaagggatacattaaagccccaactatatgatttctttttctccatatgtgataacacctctaaactcaccagggcgtgatctgagactaagatgtttccaaatgagcaatcaacaacagatgaaatgagggacttagatataaaaaaaaaaattaattctagaataaatcttagggactgatgaaaaaaatgtatagtccctaccagatgggttcaaaagtccccagatatctgtaagaccaagatttttacacatcctgtgaagcgtcagtgttgctctagggagcttacacacttttgcttcactatgatcaaggacagagtccatcaatagattaaagtctcctcccaatattatatcatgaggggtgccagcggcttgcagcatcccttcaagatttataaaaaagccctgatcatcagcgttaggtgcgtaaatattagccaaaattgacctttgcccctgaatttctgctataatgactcttcctaatttatctttaatctgtttgagacatttgaattgtagatgcttacttatcagtgtaatgactccccttctcttacttgagccagtactaaataaaacatgtccaccatatatcttcccaaattttccagcttcctgcggggaaagatgcgtttcttgaagaaacactatatcatatttctttgcatttaagaagagaaataaccttccttcttttcatggggtgccccaacccattcacattccatgtggagagagacaatccactcatattaacatttgacattaaaaatttattgtgtgtcaaaaatgaaattataaagaccacattccaacattagtgtaacaatcaaaccccaaacttcctcccgaaccaaacaaacagaaaaaagaaaaatgtgtgcattaaccacGCACACGACAGCGTAAATgttgtccatccctctaaactcaaacagttcatgtacgcctacgagagcccccgcgacaactttgccatcggattgctcaagtccagtgtttctatgcaaattttgtgagacagaattatccAGTTGAAGATgatccataaaacaaactccagccaataggcggaataaacacaaagaatgtgtagattcgtccacataactgtcccgaaggtgtgttcctccacaaaacaagctccagccactagcggaaccagtgaggaaaaaaaaaaaagccattcagtttcctcggtcagtcaaacaaatgttcagtgagccggcacattcgactgctacatgagtgcaacaaatgaccctgtcactccaatgtcctgcaagaagtactccacaaaacaaactccaaccaataggaggcataagcacaaagaacgtgcagattcatccacaacactgtcccgaaggtgtgccacTACTACACAAAataactccagccgctaggtggaactagcacaaaaagaaacaaaaaaggcactcggTTTCCTTGggcggtcaagtgaatgttcagtgagttggtccacttggctgcaacgtgagtaccacaaaataacttactcagtccattgactttatgaaggacatcgcttgctggggacatgaaaatatttttctattatatcatctattctcaatttggctgggaacatcagtgcaaaagcgaccttccattaatgtaagagtttcttgcattccttgaatcaatcacatttctgtcttgtcgaatttgcaaagtctgggaacaagaaaatgctgtggttcttccaagaaagccttcctttactcctcgccttgcgtaacacgagatctttatcagatgatctcagaaatttggccagaattaatcagggcctgtctccctcagcggttCACCAAGCCGGAAGTCCAGcgtatggcctgttatgtcgagcagactcgggaagagcccatccaggaatttcaccatatcccgaccttgttcgtactcaggaattccaacaattcgtatattattccgccggttacggttctccaagtcctccaatttctcccagatgcgctccaaatccaccttggacgctagtggattagcagctaattccctctccgatgactccagataatcgatctgtttctcgacttTCCCCACTCCTGTAACCACCTCagtggcagtgatcgattgacgtattacagcaagaccctccaagtcagcaacaacaaaaagaaaagcatattttgttaacgttagcttattttgaaactgctcttggtaacatttgtgaataaaacaaaatatacattttacgtATGTgtcatactttttattttttaacttactttaatttacgagtaatcagTTTCTCATTTTTTGTGGAATAGAGTACTTGACTAGAAAATtcttaaaaaagagaaaaaagtacGAGAACTTTAACagaaactgttactttaaaatccAGTAGAGAAGCATTTGTTTTCTCTCGAGCATGAGTAGCGTTCATGTAacttggctaaagcatttcttccagtaaccgttcagaacagacatgtttttgtgctaaaaaagcaaagTGCACCACAACAAATAGAGCAGAAGcagtgtctcgagacgcgtttttatcagttgaagaagttctttttaattgaCACAGCAGCactcctgtgagagatgctaaaaacagtgaacatgacgcagttgtcaaaagacatccatctattaaattattgaacGGTTGCAAAAAACACGTTCCGTTTGAACAGCctcttgttcacatgacacagcactagctgaagtttctcaaaattacctctcaaaaagacagccttttgatTCAGTTGATTTGGAGGTAAAGTTCCACTGTATCCAACGCTGTTTGTTCTCTGGGTTCAGAAATAtcctgatactgttttactgtgtgaaacCGCTCCAAAAGATTTGATGAGAGCACTTTGAACAAAATATACTagatcacgaatcgattcagaccgtaactgatcaaaataattattcattcacaaattgaGCATcgctagttttttttaaatagccaacagaaatacgggacacacttcatgattgatgaaatatacTGAGAGTAAATATTCTAAGTGTTGTAGGAGAGCTTATGATACGCACAGTGCGTACAGCCATACAACTGCAGGCGCCACTGCATGGAGAAAAAGCATGGTTTAAGTtgcacattaaagtccacatccTGAGAAGTGAGATGATCACTCTCTTAGTCATTAGCGCATTAATGAAGAGCATTTTCCAATGCTCCGGCATTGTATGTTATTGTGTGTCAAAGCCATTGCTGTCAATCTCCAGTAtgacattaaagaaaaaaaatgcaccatTTAAAGTAGTCCTTATGACCTGTGCATTATACTCAAAATCTCTTGAAgcagagtcacgtgacgccatgcgaggttcagacgtgtgaacggcgagctctgtgcactttgctagttttaatactttttatgtcataaaccagtgagattcaacACACCCTGATCCTttactgttctaggaagacagtaagtcaaagaattaaaattcctcgggctctggagacattaaaagacacttatgtgctcaagctgatgccgctgagcagcaggccgcaagcccgggagccgatttggccggagaagtgagggaaattcggcgagaatggtcgaacatgtcggcaatgctgacgaaggtggaaaataaaaattaacaatatgcatttaataaaaaaaaagaagaagcttaTAAACCAATATTGATGCCATTAGGGTAATGCGCATATATAAActctaattaatattttttttttagaaaatgcgctCTGTTGGTGTTCAGAGATTTAACGTATATACGCgtatactggtctgataagcttcagaGTTTCTCATACCACTTCGCcttttctttccaccataaaagcagatccttgtcCATTGGTAGGCATGACTCCAGCAAGAACTGAATACCAATACAGTATAATTTAATAAGAATCAAAATGTTAAAAGTATTGTCACAATTGACGTTACATTTGTCCAAAGACATCATAATTCCTTCTATCTTCCAACATCTCAACGACATATGTCCACAGCGcaccccagtggactcaattctAACTGTccgatttggtgagagattcagagggaaagtactGTATAATCATGCTGACTGCTTGCAAGTGCGCAAAGGGAAGTCAGTTTGCattattcaagtagtgtttttaatagctGACTCGCTCGTGCAGAACCATTACTCACTTagtcgattactcgtgcacatccctagttaaaCAGTGTAGACAATTTCAAATTTAATCTAAAAGCCCCCCAAAGGTTCCCCATGAATGTATGCTCTTCttaagttgtttataatgtaatGATTATAATGTAACACAGTGAAGCAAGATGACTGGATACATGCAGttctaacaactgtagcacacatttATATCTGCTAGGTGAACAAAATTTATGCCAACAAATTGTAAGTTTGAGAGGTaaagctctaaaagtgactatagatcgttccaattataatgaatgaagctgcgtaaatcatttactattacatttagcaGACGTTTTTATCAAAAGCAacatacaaatgaggaacataagcaatttgtaaCACAAACGTCAACAGTATCTGCAGTATTGAACTGTTaagttctcagagtagctggagtagaagctagtgcagaagaaagagacaagacTTTTTATAATTTAACCTTACTTTATCCGCATGTCATGCAGACAGCTTCATTGTACGGCTTCACTAATTATAATAGGAGCTATCCAATATTCACAATCTttctgctgaggaaataattgtgaacaTCTAAACTGCGATAAAATTGAATTGCTTCTCTTGCGTAGATGTTCAGTATGAACAATacatctggataagtcacttcaaataaacgtttgatgttctttgagaaaatgttcatttagagccttatttaaaggatcaggTAATGATACCGGAAATGCTTCCGGGCCAGTAGCAtcctaattcctttgttattgtttacatccttgaaattgTCTTTAACTTCTAAAGAAAAGATTAAAGAAACTGTTTATTATTCGCATATTTctacatattatttttatgtttaagaaaGTATATTGCATTGTTCACTGAGGCTGTagattataatttaaaaacaaagtgtCTTCAATTTAACTCAAATGCAAGTCACGTAAAATGTACCTCTGCAAGctgcttgcaattttaggtttcaaccacagGTGCCGCTAGAGAGCCCAAGGTTCCTTAGTGCAACTTTTATGTAGGATATGGGCAGAGATCTTGTATACTGAGATAAAAACCTCAGTGCTTTTACTTGTATGTTGTTATGATAGTAAGTCActgtttgtggaaaaaaaaaaaagttgcacatTACagctttattcacaaatgttttgAATGGGGCACCATCACCTGTACCATGAAAGGTGTGCCACCAAATGAGAGATTTCACCCTTTCCAAACCAATATTGATTCAGTTTTACAGTACTGGTACTGAATCCACCATCAAAGTACTTTATCGGTGGAGGCCAGATCTGCTGATTTAAGAGAGCACAAGTAAACAGAGGCAGGCTCAACTCCATTTCTTTTTGCTATGTGTCATTTCCTTAATTGTCATACGGCTTCTGGGGAGTTGTATTTGTGAACTGCTCATATTTTGTATAAAGTGCCTTTATTAacagaaaaagtaatttttgctactgaaaagctaatAACAGCTGCTATTTATCTTGTAACCTTGGACTTCCAAACTCATCAATAAGTCCAGGGCCCAGGAtaacgtaaacattatacatactgtgtgtgtgtgtgtgtgtgtgtgtgtgtgtgtgtgtgtgtatatatatatatatatatatatatatatatatatatatattcacaaaaGTATTCACAAAACTTTTGGTGCTAGATCAAAAAACGGGCATTTCAGTGCTTCTCGGTTTGATTCAGTCTAACATTTATTTGCACAAGTCAACACGATGTAGTGTTTTTCCTCATGATTTCTACTATACTGTTTCACTTGTGTTGTCTTTTGCAGGGAGACTGTCCTCTGAACCAGTGGAGGACACAGACCCCAGCAGTTTTGTTACAGAGATGGTATGGTGTTTTTATCTTTCCAAAACAAACagctaattattttttatttttttttttggattttctcccctttttctcccaatttggaatgaccaattcccaatgtgcttttaagtcgtcctggtcacgtagtgattcgcctcagtccgggtggcggaggacgaatcccagttgcctccgcgtctgagacacatcttatcacgtggcttgttgtgcgcgttgccacggagacataacgcgtgtggaggcttcacgccacccaccgcggcaaccacgcccaactcaccacgtgccccaccgagaacgaaccacattatagcgatcaaaCAGCCCCAAAcggctaattattattattttcactcatAACCAAAGGTTTTGGATGAATAACGTTAGGGTAATACCCTGTGACAAATCAGGTGACTCATAGTATGTGTTTTTGGTTTTGCTTTGTTATGACACACTACATGAGTTGTAAACATTGTTGCCTTTTAATATTGTGATCAAACATCACAGAAGATGTAGGTTAGACATGATTTTCATACATGATATGAAAATAGATATGAAGCTTTCTTATTATATCTTGTGGAAAGGGGAGCAGGCTTTGAAACACACACTCTTACATTGTTATGTGAAGTCTTCCACTAATTCTCAGGGTTTGTTCTAGCATGTTCTGTGCTCATTTATCCACACATCTGAAAGTTTAATTTCACTCCTTTGCCATACCGTACACCCCATCTCTCTTCAAATCTGTCCCTACATGCAGAAAAAGGAACAAAGgtgtattgttttcctttaagATTTCTGAAGTCTTGTCTTTCAAGTTTGAACTTTGCTATGGTTGTCTTCACTGATGTCTCTTCTGTCTGCTTTTGTTTCAGTCTCTGGGGTCAAACTACCCTGTTCAGGTCACTAATTCACAAGGTATTAGaggtattttattgtttatttacattgttgCTGTTTATATTGGTAGTGATGGATGTCTAAAGTGTTTGTTGTGGTTTTCTGATATACTGATGTGCTATTAGTTTATAAGACTTGTAGAACTGTTCTGTTATGATGTCAATTTATAGGCCAACCCAGAAGGCTAAATTGCCATGGGTTCCCTGTGGAAAGTGCAATGGGCTTTTAGAGTAGCAGTTTCTGAATTATAAGTAAAGTTAACATTACATAAAGAGACTTTCCCGTTTTGTTCTATAACATAAATTGTGCACAGTCACAccttaaatgtgaattttgaaaccattttgtttttaaaagatgctAACAATTTGCTGCATAATGACTACTGCATGATGGATTGAAATAAGATTGAGATCGCCATATGGCCTTGCACGGTtactaaactgcaaaaggctttATTCTGCAGTGACCACTTCAGTCAGGGCtgttaaagtgaaaataaaaagtcATTTAATCCTTCATTTGCAACCATAAAATATGGctggttaaaaaatgtttttttagaaaTGGAGTGCACCTCATATGAGGTGGATAAACAATGcagtttccaaaaaaaaaaaaaaaaacattatagctTAGTCAAATATATTCctaaattaacaatttaaaaggggttttgttcctttgcttaaaattgtatttttccatagtatggttgacatttctgtggcATGGCGTTAttctaaaaacccattggaaattcccaaaaaaaaaacacattgactCAAATGCAAATTCTCTTTTGGGTTTTAACAAATTAATCATCTCTTTTAATTAGTTCAGTTATGCTATTCATATTTCTAGAAATTAGTTTTTGAGAAGTTGGGAATAAGGTCTGTTTACTTTGCACTGAATGTTTATTTTCTGTCTGCATAGTATTTAATCAGTGCTGATGATCTCAGTTTACATATTGAGAAGGGTGACCTTTTGGCCAGCCTCCACATTTTCTGTATAATAGTATTCAAAAGCATGGCAGCATAAAGTGTTCATAAAAGATAAGCAAGTGTCTCCATAGAAATGTGACACCTGATTCTTTTCAGATCCTGTGACACTGCAGCTCAGCTCTGTTCCCCCTGGTTACTTGACTCCACCGGCAGACAGGATACAACAGGTGAGTCATCAAGTGACCTTTTAGTCATCTGAGAACATTTATTTCTTTGCATCTTCAGTGAGACTGAGAAATGAAATGGACATCATTTGCTGATGTCACATACCTATTTCCAACAACACGCATATTTATAGATACAAACCACATGCTGTATGTTCTACCGATTCTTGAGCAGTTGTGAAATGTGGGGTGTGTAGGATATATGTggttttgaaataattttattccaCTCCTCAGGGCAGATATGTTATTCCCCTTAAAGCATTTGACAAGTTAGATCCCGCTGCATTTTCATCAGGGGCGTGGATTCACTTTTACTGTCCCAATAactttatttaatgtgtttataagTGTATAACTCGTTTAACTTCAACAAAAAAAgtagaataaaaatgtaaacttattaTAAGTAAAGAACAACAGAGACTTCGGAAAAACTTTAAAAtgaggttacatttgttaacattagttaacatgaactaacaatgaacaatacttttacagcatttattaatcttagttaatgttgatTACAGCACATActatcacatttttaaaatcaaaagttgtatttgttaacattagttaatgcactgtgaactaacatgaactaacaatgaacagctgTATTctcatgaactaacattaacaaagattaataaatactgtaaaaaatcaaatacaaaatagtttgttgttagttcatgatacctttgcatttactaatgttaacaaatgtaaccttattataaagtgctactGAGACTTTTTTACTAATAAAGCATGTTAATGcttttttgtgcattgttgcatATGTTGAATGTGTTGAACATTTTCATGAATAATACATGACCTTAGACATCTTTCCTTTATCACCTAGCCTGTAGAAAATGATGGGAGCAAATTTATTCCATCAGCTACTGTTTCATCAGGTATGTGTCATTGACCTCAGAGCCAATTGTAAAACACTACCATAACTACAGTACAGAGTTGTCATCACATATTGGACACAGTGCTATAGGCATGCATCAGTATGGAAATTTTGGCTATTACTGATGACcaatatgcaaaatatttttgttacagACAATAAACTATATCgtggttactttttttttttttacaggattcACACTAATGTTTAAATTTAGAATTGTACTATTTCAAATGAAATTGGTGTTCAGAAAATTATTAGGTACAGCAAGCAATATGATACCTGATTCCTGTCATAATAGAAATGTATATTGTCTGAATTGGCTTCCAGTATTAGTCTAATCAGTATGATCATGAATTtattgtgcatccctaatatttTACAGAAAGTTAATATATGTGAAATGTTTGCCTGTGCCTCTGTTTGGTGTTAATATACACATTAATTTTGGAAAATTGCAGACATTATCTGTTGTCATAATGTTTGCTTTTATTTTCCAACCCTTTAGACTTCAGCAAAGACCACACATCCTGTAAGGAGTGCTTGTGTTCCGCCCCTCCTCCCAAAATCAGCGACTTGATGAACGATGAAGACCTTCTGTACACCCTGAGGCTGAAGCTGGACCCGActcactgcactgtaaaaaactgGAAGAACTTTGCGAGTCGCTGGGGGATGAGTTACGATGAGCTTACGCTTTTAGAGCAGCGCACACATGGATCCACCTACCACAGCCCCACTCAAGAGTTCCTACTGCGCTACAACCAGAAACCTGTTAAGGAGCTCACCGAACTCTGCCAGCTTTACCAGCGCATCGACGTTCTAAGATTGCTCCAGAGATGGATGGAAAACGACTGGCCTTCGCGCTGGCAGAATGCCCATTAACTAGGGCTCAGTGAGAACAATAACTAGACTTCAGCGCAGCAAAGTTTTTTTAGAA
This Myxocyprinus asiaticus isolate MX2 ecotype Aquarium Trade chromosome 20, UBuf_Myxa_2, whole genome shotgun sequence DNA region includes the following protein-coding sequences:
- the LOC127411498 gene encoding ectodysplasin-A receptor-associated adapter protein-like isoform X2, giving the protein MFGTIFVNMTSLKAFGKKAEPYGRLSSEPVEDTDPSSFVTEMSLGSNYPVQVTNSQDPVTLQLSSVPPGYLTPPADRIQQPVENDGSKFIPSATVSSDFSKDHTSCKECLCSAPPPKISDLMNDEDLLYTLRLKLDPTHCTVKNWKNFASRWGMSYDELTLLEQRTHGSTYHSPTQEFLLRYNQKPVKELTELCQLYQRIDVLRLLQRWMENDWPSRWQNAH
- the LOC127411498 gene encoding ectodysplasin-A receptor-associated adapter protein-like isoform X1, with amino-acid sequence MFGTIFVNMTSLKAFGKKAEPYGRLSSEPVEDTDPSSFVTEMSLGSNYPVQVTNSQGIRDPVTLQLSSVPPGYLTPPADRIQQPVENDGSKFIPSATVSSDFSKDHTSCKECLCSAPPPKISDLMNDEDLLYTLRLKLDPTHCTVKNWKNFASRWGMSYDELTLLEQRTHGSTYHSPTQEFLLRYNQKPVKELTELCQLYQRIDVLRLLQRWMENDWPSRWQNAH